The sequence AAAAATGGGTCGCGTCACATTTTCTCAAAGTTTCTGACCCACTTTTCCCTCTAATCCCAGCCGCGTTACATTGTCTTCGCGTTTCAATGCGCAACTTCCGGCCAGTCATCGTCGAATTTCCGCCGTTTTAGATCTTTCTGAATCGAAATGCAACGCGAGATAAAAGGAAGATGTACACGCTTTTGAAATTCGAGAATCGTGATAACTGGAAAGGACTGGGACAACGTGTTatcaaaaattgaataaataaaaggaaagtTCCTTATTTAACACTTTCAAGAAAAACTACATTTTAGTTAAATAAAAGTTGCAATAATAGCatgttgaaataataaaacaaacatcagattaaaatttccactcgtcaattttgtttaaaattgtGTAAATATTCTGAATAGTAAGCAAGTTTTTTAGCTAAAATTTGAAGCGTTAATTGTTTGAATCCGTCACGAATTTTACTGTTTTATAAGTGCGAAATAAGTGGTCAAAAAATTCAGCATTtgttttttctaaaaaatgcAAACAATTAGACGTAAAATGTTTTTCAAGGCAAAAACAATGCATCATTTTCCATACGGAAAACTTCCCTTTTGTTTCGACGATATATTCGCGTTTCGCGGAGTACTATACAGGATGACCTATTTTAATCTATAAATGGACATCCAGGTTTCGAGATAAGTGCCATATGAAGTAATTACTTCTATAAATTTCTTAGTAGACGAGAGGAAATGCAACGAGACTACCCTTTGTTCTATTTCATTCGCGATCTGTAAttagtatatatttttttcattttctttatctcGTCTCGCTGTTATGCTTCaaatcaaaaaagaaaaactgaaAAAGAACAATTTCAACCCTGCGACTAATTAAAGATCCCTGGAGAGCAGAAGTTATTTAAGCAGACTTGAATCAATATACTTAGTACTCTacagtttacttgcagggcgaatttcaaatttacataCCGTTTGTTTAAATAACTCAACCTTGTTTAAACAATTTCCGTGGCCTTACACCTTTAACAATTACTATGCATGAATTTATTTTACGTCCTCTTGTCTTTCTCATAAATAAACTTCCTCAAAATTTACGTAGATATaattctactttttttttcatttaccaACTATTTAATTGGATTTCAGTGTGGACCTTgaagtgaaaataaaattaaaagtctGCAACTTCAAGCGTTTTTCCAATTTGTTAAGATATAGATACAGTTTGAAACTCGTATTTATCAAAGCACCACATTTCCGTTTCTAAACGTACCATTTACAATATTCGCCATCTCAGAAGTTACTCCTTTAAGATCGTGATACTTATCgttgttaaattaattagcATAGTTTGAAGAGAAATAAcgatttcattatttcaacaAGGAACGTTTCTAACATGGTCCACGTACTTTTGAACTCCATCGAATAAACAGTTACAAATTCTTATATACTAAATGTATGTACGTAATGAAAAGGCAGGGACATTTTTCGTGTCATATTTCCATGTAACACGATGATATAATCTGGAAGGCGCGCAGCATAATTTATATCGAGGATCAATAGTCGTCACGTTACGTAATttgaatttgtaattttatttgcacTCCGGTTTCCAGTGAATTCTTGGCTATAATAGTGTTAGATATCAAAGTCACGAATATATGAGAATGCCAGTGAAAATGTTAAACAATTCACTGTTTGGAAAAAAAATGCACAGCTAAGTAAATGGATATTAATGAATGAATCTCGTTAACAGTGGAGACAAGATAATGCCGTTGAGATACCTGTTACGAGTATTTGTCCTATCATAACCTGCAGTTTAATTGAGCTGAAACTTTGTTGGCTAGTATTGTTCGCCGGAACGTTTGTATAAAACGGGTGTAAGATACCCGCAGGGGATctctataaattatattgtatttgGTTATTAATAGGAGCCTGATAACATATTGACAGATTTCGGTTTATCCACAATAATTTGAGAGACAGATACATTGATAACAGAGAGGAGTTCATAGACCACCTGTATTGAATttcgattttaatttcaattatcgATCGAGATATTAATTGTGTGACACATTTTGCAAATGATATTTTAACAAGTGAAAAATCGATCTCGCGATAAGATTTCCTATTCAAGGTTGCCGCGAATATAAGCGagataaaaacaaaagaaacttttaaattgaaattttgaaggTAAAACTTGAAAAAACGTATATATGTACAAGAACGATGTATTCTTACGTCGGCTTTCAGGAATGTGTTAACAAGTGGTTTCACTTTAATTAAACTGATCCGAGTAAACGTCTAGGCAAAAGCAGAGAGAAATCGTGTCGAATGAAGATTGCAACAGATCCTTCTTGTACTCTCGCGAACACTTTCATCCCCCGTCCTCGTGCAACTTATTCGCGATACCTCAAAGTACCTTTTGCAGTTCACAGAAACGACTGCCAGACTGTCGCGGTTTTTTGCAGGATCCTCCACGATATTCCATTATAACTTCGATCATATTCTCGCAGAAAATCTTACAACCTCGAGGAAAGTTTCACCGGTTTACTGTCCAAAACCACTCTACCACTTTTCGTTTATTCATCAAACAATTACGCTGGTAAAAAGGCTTCTAGCTCGAACATTGTAGAACACCGGTTATTCAGTTGATATCATCACTTTCGCAGTGAAAATCAATtatgaaaatcaaaaatatgGACAGTCAGCGTGTTAAATATTCTGAGCTAAAATATTGTTAACACATCATTCTTAGTTGATTTTTATGTGGTGTACCAACATATCAACGAAATATAAATGTGAAATCTTAATAAACACTGAAAGTGTTCTAATCGCgttctaaaaattttcaaaaagcTTCGAAGGTTGTCCTCGCACACGCCTCTGAACCACTCTCCTGTGATGTTTACATTCAGACGATATCGATCACCATCTTTATGTAAGACAACAGCCACCGGTCGATATAGAAAGGgtcgaaggaaaagaagagtGAAATATCGACGAGGTAAACTCCCAACGGGTTTCAAGCGATCCAACGGGTGTCTTACCCTTCAGCTCATTGCACACTCTTCGAATTGATATAGAATAACTGTTAATTCCCTTACAGTGTTTTTATGTTATCAAATCGTAGCAGAATTTTGATTTAATACACAAACATTAATTCGTATTTGTATGAGTTTATATGAATTTTGCACTCAAATACTTAGTCCTTTCCTAcatgttcattatttttaaatttattaatatcttttgaaattgTTACCGTACATGAAACTCGATGTGCAGAATCGAATAACCAATCCCAGGATTTCTTTTGTTTCATCCCCCAATTACACACGCTCAAACACACCACGATTCCGTCGTGCGCGAAACTTTTGAATTCATCCCCGATAAAAATGCAGCGGATCGATATCTGTCTCTCTCGACCGTGTCACAGTTCACCGATTTCACGATTTTACACCCGCTTCCGTTACATCGCGGCACGCGCAAAAATCGCGCTAAATTGACCCGAAGAGTTGCGTGCAACGCAAATGATTCGGATGCAATACGGAATTTTACGATATCGTCGCTCGTAACGGTGAAAGTTTCGCGTGGTTACGTAAGGTAAATAACCCTATTATCAGACATATAACAACACGAACGTTTAAAAATAGGTTTTTTTTCGCAGAAGAAAATTATCGAAATCAATGATACGAGATTGCTAGAGGAGAAAAGGATTAGAGAATAAAGGTAAAAGCAATCGACCGTAGATTTCGAAGTTTAACGAGAATCCAGTTTTCCCTTTAATGGAACAGCTCGAGTCGTTGGCTCTTTCACCAGTCGAAATTCAATATCCCCTTCTGTACATGCTACACCAGCTCAATTTACAGCTCGGATCGATAGGTTGTGCAAAAACTGTCCGTGTTAATCATATCCCCCTGGCGATTAGTATCCTTCGTCGCACGACGGTATTATTTCACGACTTTCGtcgtgaagaaaagaaaagaaaaattttatttcggCATCGAAGATGACGCAAATAACTTTTTACATAGCTGACAAAGTTCGTGGCAATCCCTGGTCTCTATGGTAACCGAACGCACTTAGCGTTGGATTTTTAATTGCTTTCACCCTCTTCGACCGAGCGCCATTCTGGATCAACATTTTCCTTGTTTATCAGGTTAGAATGTACTTTCGTGAAAAAGCTTTCGATTTGAATAACGGAAATCATTGATCATAAGTTTCTAACcggaagtttaattaaaatcccATCTAAACTATACTTTTCCCATTTTACACTTGGTAGAAGCACCACGAACCgcaacatttttctttcatacCGATTTCACGTCTACTTTTCACCTTTTAAACCGCCCCAAGGGAGAAGCAAGCGATATTAAAGAAAGGCGGAGGGAATGCGGATAATTACCGGTAAGCACGAAACGCATTCTGAACAAGCGAAACAATGGGCAAGTTTCAATAGACTTACGAGAAAATCGATCGGATCGTCTGGCCGTAGGTTCGCAACTTCGATGAGTCCTTGCGTCAACGTTGGAAACACGTATTTCACCAGATAGTTTCGTAAAGGTAAACCCAAGACGCATagtctctcttcttcttcttctttcagcTTTTCCATCAGGTTTGTCTGAAAAAAATCCAACCATTTATCAGTAATGCTGAGTGCAGATTAAACAAACGACTATTAATTCTAATCGTTAATAAACAAAGTATTCATcagtataaaaaaagaaacacagtATCGTCAGGAATATTTCATAGAGAAACAAACGCCAGGTACTGAGAATGATTTACGTGGAATACACTCAATTTTCAGTATTCATCCGTCGAATCGTAAAACCGATGATTCGCGTTTTCCAATAGAGAAAGGCGTTATGCAAGAATTGGTACACGGTATTCCATATTTTATCCACCTTAAATCTGTCATTGGTAGCAACTGCTGTACATCTTGTTTTATTCTTGAAGTGTGTACGTATGTATTAATCCTCTGAGGTCGATAAATTCATGTACACAACACGCATCTATCATACAAATCTACAAAACGTGATTctgaatttttacaattatttgtaTAAAGGTGCCACGAACACGTGTATgtgatttttgaaaaaatgaaagtcATAAGTTAGTGCCTCGATTGCGAAGAGAATATTATATTGGACGTAAAAAGAATTGCAGTCCTTTTAAGAAATCAGATCCTGTATATTGCACAGAGTGCCTCGGTAATCTCCATTTGCTGAGCGAATAGAAAACGGAACAATATCAGAAATCGATACAAATACGATTCTGTTTCATCCATTGTAGCCGGTTCtttatttcatcattttcagTCAAAGTTGTTGAATTGTTTTTCACAGTGTGTTTCTGCACTGCATCGATACACGATACAAGTAGAGCAAGCAAAGTGAAACAAAGACGAATAAAAGGGCTCTTTCAAATACATCGCTTCACGAACACATTTAATCCATATCGCTgttaagattttttttttttttttcacggtACAATACATCTTGTTCATTAATTATTCTGTGTTCGCTGCGTGTTGGCTGTAAATCGAATGGTTGCTACCATACCGAACCGCGAGatggatttttattttcagcgtGGTTGATTAATGGTAATTTAATTCATGCCGAGGAATGGaggaaaattcaaatgaaCGCCCGCAGAAATTTGATATAACGCTGTTTAACGTTTTATGCATTGTTGTAATTTGGGGGAgatatatcaaaattaattgaatattattagAATATTATATTAGATTAATTTAGaagtattaataaaaaaggaaattaattcTAACCCATTCAGCCATTTTTTCCTCGCGTTCCTTTTTGCGTTCCATgaattctttctcttctcgTGACTTCGAAGCGGCTTCCGCTCCGCGCAATTCCTCTTCAAGACGCTTCCGCGCTTCCCTCGCCTGTTCTGCAGTTAAGCCTGGCCAAATAGGAAACctcataaaaattttcatacatGCAACACATGGATGCTAAAGTTTAAGGATTTTCTACGTTTAAAGAATcggaattgaaattatttctcaCCGTAATTTCTTGGCGGACCAATTTTCTCGATGCATCGATAAACCGTGGGAAACATATCAGGGCACACATCATCCTCTATATCGATTATGAGTggatgaatttcaatttcgtcGAAAAATTGCACGGGTGTGTTTTCATCGGTGTTTCTCTTCCTAAGAACAGCACAAGGGTGGATGAATTGAAAGAATTAACAATATTCATCTTGAATATCACCCTAGTggtatttaaattaataataatttgtcgTATTATTAGGTGATATGATAACATTCCTTATTGTATCGTAAGaattttcattacatcgtagaaaatgtaatattttgttGAAATGTGGATTacgtttcaaaattaaatacatacatGTACTTAATTAATGTTGGGTTTTTCATTTCGAAACAAAATGCAAAGTCCTTGATATAATGctggtaaaaatatcatttttccaTTCTCTACACTAATTACCTAGAGAGGTAATTCCACAAgtaaaattatcattaaattttACTAATTAGTTACAAAACTGCGAGTTTCATCTTCAGTTGAGAAAAGCTGCATAGCAGAAAGGACAATACTATGTTTAAATTACCTGAATTCTTTTAAACGACGTATCATGTGCTCCTCCGTGTAATGAGTACCGTGAATCTCTCTCTGGGGTCGTTGAATAATTCGTTCTTTCAGAAACTCATCGCTCGCCTCCAATGACACAACCAACTCTGGCATAATCGAGTAACCAGTTGTCTCGTCGATCTCCATCTCCTCCTCAATTTCCTCTTCAATCGTTTCATTCAAATTCCCTCCACCGAACAACCCCTTAGCTTGCTCCAGTGTCTTTGGATACCCGTCCATAATGTAACCTTGATTTTGACACTGCTTCGAGCGCAGTTTTCTCGCGAACAGTCTTCGGCACAATCGCAATTGAAAAACATTCGTTTAAAAGTTACTTGATAATTACTTATAAACGTTCATTCTACGCGAGATAATTAAAACGATGTGACaatcataaaattataattgcaattaaagCGTCACTCTAGCTCGATGTCTATTCAGTCGCTCGACAATATCCACTTTAGTTTAACTTTATGAAAAAGAATCGCTCGGTATAGAATTGTAAAACGAGGCTCAAGATTAACCTAAGAGAAATGATGGgtatgatttaattaatatttagaatatttacaatttttagaaaataaaatccaagcacagatttttttttaatttcctatcTTTCTATCTTAGACAACCTTTCAACCAATTTTCCCTTGAAATGCAGACTTCAACAGAGCCAATCCGGTGCAACCATTTTTCCTAGAAACTTGCTTCAGCCGCTTAAGTTCCCTTCGTCTGTTTCAAAGTGACACTTTCTTTCATAGTCGTTTTAGATTTGCTGTCGTGACTGTCTGCGCACCGCTTAAGCCTTATGAACAGAAACGCGAAACCCTTTGAAAGAAGGGTTCAAAGCctatattaaatatctcgaGCACCAAGGGCTTTGGTTCACTTTCAATCCTGCTTGTACATAGACTTTCTTTACGACAATGCTTATAAAGTTACAAACCGAAAAGCTATTTGGTAATGTGGGTCGAaggtaattataaaatgaatcgTGGGCGATTTCCAGTGAAACGTAACTGGCATATGAAGCCATAGAAAATTGTTGAGTATCATAGAGACTAATTTGAATCGGGTTAACAAAGGAAATCATGTAAATGTCTTGCACGTGGAAAATCGAACAGAAACGTCCATTAAAGCAATCTGGTTGGTCGTTCTCTTGTGCGATAATTCTCATCCTATAACCGATAAATCGGATCGCGTTTGAACTAACGATTCCCGCCACGTTGACCGCGACAAAGGGTCAGTAAAGCGGTTACCTAAATGAACACAACCCTCTGAATATTAGTTTAACGACCAATTCGTTTAGTACCTTATTTACCGTCCTCGTGGCGAACGATCGATAACTCGTAATCCGAATCCGTTGCAGACGTGACCATTATTTAACTTGCAAACTACTCTATTTAACTATTGAAACATTGATTTCAAAGGACATTTAGCTGACCTATTCAAAAGAGTATCGTCGATACGATCCTTGTTTCTCTGCTTGTTACGCTCTATTTCGTCTAATAGCTCCTGTAATTCTTCGACGTTCGGGGCTTCTTCGTCATCCTCTGGTTCGTCGTCGTCATCAGCATCACCTGCACCTGCTTCTTCAGCCTCGTCTCGCGCTTGAGCAATCGTGATTTCTTCGATCTCCTTTGTCTGTTAGAAATAACTATTAATACAATGGTCAGTCTGACGAAGTAATCAAAAAGTGATAGAAGAAATCGCTAACCAATTGCTCTATTGTTTCTGTAATTAGTGGCTTCACATGGAGATAGTGTATTTCGTAGTGTTTGGCCAGATAGCGTGCGACTCTTGTTTTTCCAGCTGCAGGAGGTCCTAGAACAATTATCTTCATCGGACGCAGATTTCGAGCTGTTCTGTATTCTTTTACAATGGCGTCGATGTTTTCACGAAATGGTATATCGAAGTGCCAAGTTATTCTATCGGCAATGTACACCGGTTCGACTATTAGATTAATCGTCGTTACGTCATAGATTTGTTGTGTGATTTCCGGTAACAGGAAAGCCTCTtcatttggaatttttttcacttttccaTTGGAAAGAGCTTTGCTAATTTTCTGGGAAATAAATGCATTTAGTTATTTCGTGGTTATTCGCTTTATTTAATTGCTTTATTTTCGGGTtattaattctatttaatattcGAGGTGCTCTTCATAGCTTTGGCCATAATATTCTCACGAAATGATGATGCTGCTCGATTCGCGAACAGAACTAATTCGTAACAAAACGTTTTCATTCCGAGATAATGTTGACACACTGAACTCCGAAGCCATCAGTAATTCCTTTAACACATACAGTCGTGAGAGGAATTAACTTGCGAACTAAAAAGTCGGCTTTGAAAATCGTTTCCACGAAaattgtttctctttttcattcgttgaattcgtttatcatttttaacatCAAAACAAAGAGCTGTTGTAAACAATCCTAAACCAGTAGGATAATTTAAAAGAGATTAaaaaaaacagtagaaaaacCTAATTTCCTTTTTATGCTACAAAATACGCAATTCTGTTTGCAACGAAAATACGAGAGAAACAAAGAGAAAtaacagaaagaaaattctCAGACATATTGAATGCCAGTGAAAGCGTAAACCTTCAGGAACGGACCAGCTGCGACACTGTTATCAAAAAGAAAGCTTTGGAGGGGTCGTGGAAACAGTAAACAACAGATTGTGACTCGTATAAAAGACACCTGAATCGTGCACATGCAGATTCTCAGAGCGAGAATTTTTCAACATCTTCAAGGTACACACCTTGACAATGGCTCTCTGGGAAATCGGTTCTTGTTCCGCAGCTATGATGTACCTAGAAGTGGGCCATCTTTGCAACACGTCGAATACCACCCTGGAAAATACAAGATTCTATGAAAGTTTTGAGAATCATAGACAAAAAATTGTGCTGAAAAGTGCCATTTCCTGAAAATTGTATAACATTCTATAAAACATTCTATGAAAGCTTTGAGAAAAATAGTGCTGAAAAGTACCATTTTCTGAAAAAATGATACTTCCTACTATAAAATGTTATTGTATCGTTTCGACTTGTTTTGACCCATATAATCTCTCTTACCCTACTTGTACCACACGATTTACGACCCCATTCTGTATAAATCTTCGTGATTGCTTTTATGTTTTCTATCCGTTCGTAAAGTAGTTCCCCATATTACGGAAGACCCCATATAAACTGAATTATTAGTCTTACTTGAAGGACAACGAAAATTAGCTTTATAGGAAACGCGTTAAAAggagattttataaaattgcagCTATACAAATTATTGTACACTCACGCGGCAAGATCTCGAACATGTAGCAAAGGAATTTTATTGGCTCCTTCGCTGAACACTGGCAGAAATTCGGCGTTTTGCCAAGCCATTTTGAACAGATGGTGTAGCGGACCTTCTTCATCCCCATACGTAATTCCAGAACAAATCACCaaagttttcaatttatcCTTCAATTTAGTGTTCTTCTTCATCGTAACCACGTCTTTTTCGCATTGTATGTGCTGCTTGAAATTTGGATGAGGCTTTCGTTTCCGATAATCGTCCTCGGTGAAGGGTAGTTCCGGTTCCTCGGGATTCAGCGGTTTCGTGTTGGCCCAAGTCATTATAGTGGATATCAGAACGAAATATCGCACCTCGTCGCTGCGTTTGAAAGCCTTCGGGGCCATCAGTTCCATCTTTTCGAGTTTTTGTGCAATGGCTGAACGATGAATAACCAAAAGCATAGATTGTGAAACGTTGAGGAGTTTCAGACGAATGTGTCGTAGTTCGTAAGTTAAAAAATTGactataaataaaaacatatttGCCATGTAGATACATCTTTTCAGAAAAGATTTCCAAAGAATATCCTTAACAGTTTGTATAATAGTCCTTTACGTTGTGAGCTCAATCCCGATACTCGAGTTACGATATATCGTATACTCGAAGGGGGATTGGATAAAAGAGAATATTATCCAATGACAAGAAGAAGCAGAGAGTTCAAGGATAAAGATGGCTTACGACGGCGAACACGAACGCAATCGTGGTAAACATTATCCAGCTTATAACACGGAGCGTTCTTTAAGACCGAGGAAGGCCGTGCTAACTCCTCTttgtttttaaaagaaattagaatCCACGAGTCTCCCTTGACGCAAGCTTTTACATATTCCAGCCGTTCGTTTACGAGCTCTGCCGCTCGTTTCTCTCCGGAGACATGTTTTTCcgattttcctttttacctCGAAGCACGGATAATTATCGGGATGCAACGTTCATCAAGGAGCGAGATATTGTAAAGTGAGGTATTAATCTGTTACTGAGATACCAATTCAAATACTCTCGGTAACTGTGAATAAACCTCTGCCGCGATATTCTTAAACAAAGAGTAAGGATGTCTCGTTAGAAGATTGTCAGATGCACGTTGGTATTGTTTTGAATTTTTGCTGTTACCATTAATTGTCCCAGTTTGCAATTTGAAGTTCTGCCATTAAATGTActgttttgaaatttttatagttCTGCCTTTAATTACAGTATTTCgcaattacaaaaatttcagTAAACCTTTTTTTTGAGACATCctatataataaaaacaatacAAACCTTGCAGTGCCCATGTGGCTTCGTCAATCTGGTCAGAACTGTGCGTGATGTCGTATACGACGATGCCACAGTTTATCAGATCGGCCAGAAAAGCATCTCGATTTTTCGTACCCCTTATAATCATAGTCACGTCCTCGGGCTTCGGGTACTGCGAAACGAAATTCGatacaatataaaaatgaagtcGAGATATCAAGGGTTGACAGTCGGCTTCTAAGGGTTGCAATAGACTCGTCGAAGACAGGAAAAGGGGAAAAATAAGTTTGCAAGAGATGCTTTGATTCGTAAGAGAGGCATTGAATTCGCGGGGGTAGAAAAGGAGATAATGCAGACAGAATGTTGCGAAATTGTTCATTCGATACCGTTTTCATCCGCCAAGAGCTACCTTCGCTAGCAAAATAACCAGACCACTCGAATTACCCTCCTGTTTGCCTTACCCCGGCGGGGAAAACTAAATTTGCCGAGGAATCTTTAGGGGAGGCAAACTGGTAGCGATTCGGAGGAAAAACAGACATTGATCGCGTTAACGATAAAAGGGAGTCAAAAGTAATTGCGATATTACCCaggaaaaaatattgtagGCCATCTGGGAAACAAGCTTCGATTCGACGAATGTTATTTGACGTGAAagatatattttacaaaaatactAATTACAGGTTGAAATATGAACTTGAAATTCGTCTCAGTAATCATGGTACAATTAAAAAGGGCTTTATTCTTTTTAaggaattaaatttaaattataaaacaatatcgtttaatcaaattttctgGTATAATTATGATAATTCTTTGCAAAATATAGAAAGTTAGATCATTCCAATCAGACAAATTTATAGggtttaatttattatcagTGGAAAAGTTTCAAACAATTCCTGCCATTGTGCATAAAAGCTGAAAGAAGTAatctttaaattcaatatttcaaaagtGCATACTACGTTACCTCAGGATCCAAAGTCGTGCcaattatttcatattgttTCGAAGTTTTATCCTCCGAAATAGCCTTTTCAACGCGAGATTGTTCATCAtctgcttcttcttcgtctccgATTGTTTCCTCCTCTTCCGCCTCTTCCTCCTCCCCGGCTAGATCCTCGCTTTGTGGATTAACGTAGACCCGATCCGACAGGaactgaaattttaattact comes from Osmia bicornis bicornis chromosome 4, iOsmBic2.1, whole genome shotgun sequence and encodes:
- the LOC114874849 gene encoding adenylate kinase 7-like is translated as MIIRGTKNRDAFLADLINCGIVVYDITHSSDQIDEATWALQAIAQKLEKMELMAPKAFKRSDEVRYFVLISTIMTWANTKPLNPEEPELPFTEDDYRKRKPHPNFKQHIQCEKDVVTMKKNTKLKDKLKTLVICSGITYGDEEGPLHHLFKMAWQNAEFLPVFSEGANKIPLLHVRDLAAVVFDVLQRWPTSRYIIAAEQEPISQRAIVKKISKALSNGKVKKIPNEEAFLLPEITQQIYDVTTINLIVEPVYIADRITWHFDIPFRENIDAIVKEYRTARNLRPMKIIVLGPPAAGKTRVARYLAKHYEIHYLHVKPLITETIEQLTKEIEEITIAQARDEAEEAGAGDADDDDEPEDDEEAPNVEELQELLDEIERNKQRNKDRIDDTLLNRLFARKLRSKQCQNQGYIMDGYPKTLEQAKGLFGGGNLNETIEEEIEEEMEIDETTGYSIMPELVVSLEASDEFLKERIIQRPQREIHGTHYTEEHMIRRLKEFRKRNTDENTPVQFFDEIEIHPLIIDIEDDVCPDMFPTVYRCIEKIGPPRNYGLTAEQAREARKRLEEELRGAEAASKSREEKEFMERKKEREEKMAEWTNLMEKLKEEEEERLCVLGLPLRNYLVKYVFPTLTQGLIEVANLRPDDPIDFLAEYLFKENPEGKMFEPDFTRTMTSVLDVIEEFQGEVLPPEQLSRRITELLKQRRKQSAETSNSTVSDVCTSKKTTVCVTPSYTYGDTDTYDGEAETMSDKTEDYDKED